A stretch of the Bradyrhizobium arachidis genome encodes the following:
- the boxB gene encoding benzoyl-CoA 2,3-epoxidase subunit BoxB translates to MNMNIMNVDYSTKIPNNVNLAEDRQVLKALEGWHPGYMDWWSDMGPEGFQESLVYLRTAYSVDPRGWAKFDYVRMPDYRWGILLAPQEENRVVPFGEHYGEPAWQEVPGEHRAMLRRLIVIQGDTEPASVEQQRHLGKTAPSLYDMRNLFQVNVEEGRHLWAMVYLLQKYFGRDGREEADDLLRRRSGDADAPRMLGAFNEATPDWLSFFMFTYFTDRDGKMQLHSLAQSGFDPLSRTCRFMLTEEAHHMFVGETGITRVVQRTCDAMKAAGITDPTDIAKVRALGVIDLPTIQKKLNLHYTLSLDLFGSEVSTNAANAFNAGIKGRYHETQIEDDHQLKNATYPVLKFINGEIKLVDEPALTALNMRLRDDYSQDCVKGMLRWNKVISTAGYDFKLTLPNVAFHRHIGEFKDVHATPDGILIDDATWNKRRDEWLPSTSDGDFITSLMKPVTEIGEFASWISPPKVGIDNKPGDFEYVKIES, encoded by the coding sequence ATGAACATGAACATCATGAACGTCGACTACTCGACCAAGATCCCCAACAACGTGAACCTCGCCGAAGACCGCCAGGTGCTCAAGGCGCTGGAAGGCTGGCATCCCGGTTACATGGACTGGTGGAGCGACATGGGCCCCGAGGGCTTCCAGGAATCGCTCGTTTACTTGCGTACCGCCTATTCGGTCGATCCGCGCGGCTGGGCCAAGTTCGATTACGTGCGGATGCCCGACTATCGCTGGGGCATTTTGCTTGCGCCGCAGGAGGAGAACCGCGTCGTACCGTTCGGCGAGCATTATGGCGAGCCCGCCTGGCAGGAAGTCCCCGGCGAGCATCGCGCCATGCTGCGCCGCCTGATCGTGATCCAGGGCGACACCGAGCCGGCCTCGGTCGAGCAGCAGCGCCATCTCGGCAAGACTGCGCCCTCGCTCTACGACATGCGCAATTTGTTCCAGGTCAATGTCGAGGAAGGCCGCCATCTCTGGGCGATGGTCTATCTGCTCCAGAAATATTTTGGCCGCGACGGCCGTGAAGAGGCCGACGATTTGCTCCGCCGCCGCTCGGGCGACGCCGACGCGCCGCGCATGCTCGGCGCCTTCAACGAGGCGACGCCGGACTGGCTGTCCTTCTTCATGTTCACCTACTTCACCGACCGCGACGGCAAGATGCAGCTCCACAGCCTCGCGCAGTCAGGCTTCGATCCGCTGTCGCGCACCTGCCGCTTCATGCTGACGGAAGAAGCGCATCACATGTTCGTCGGCGAGACCGGCATCACCCGCGTCGTGCAGCGCACCTGCGATGCGATGAAGGCGGCCGGCATCACCGATCCGACCGACATCGCCAAAGTCCGCGCGCTCGGCGTCATCGACCTGCCGACCATCCAGAAGAAGCTGAACCTGCACTACACGCTGTCGCTGGACTTGTTTGGCTCGGAAGTCTCGACCAACGCCGCCAATGCCTTCAACGCCGGCATCAAGGGCCGCTACCACGAGACGCAGATCGAGGACGATCACCAGCTCAAGAACGCCACCTATCCGGTGCTCAAGTTCATCAATGGCGAGATCAAGCTGGTCGACGAGCCGGCGCTGACCGCGCTCAACATGCGCCTGCGCGACGACTACAGCCAGGATTGCGTCAAGGGCATGCTGCGCTGGAACAAGGTGATCTCGACCGCGGGCTATGACTTCAAGCTGACGCTGCCGAACGTTGCCTTCCATCGCCACATCGGCGAGTTCAAGGATGTGCACGCCACGCCCGACGGCATCCTGATCGACGACGCGACCTGGAATAAGCGTCGGGACGAGTGGCTGCCCTCGACCAGCGACGGCGACTTCATCACCTCGCTGATGAAGCCCGTCACCGAGATCGGCGAGTTCGCCTCCTGGATCTCGCCGCCAAAGGTCGGCATCGACAACAAGCCCGGCGATTTCGAGTATGTGAAGATCGAGTCGTAA
- the boxC gene encoding 2,3-epoxybenzoyl-CoA dihydrolase, which yields MAGEDRRLAGGAKFIDFQTEPQRYRHWKLAVDGDVATLTMDVDENGGLFEGYQLKLNSYDLGVDIELADVVQRLRFEHPEVKVVVMRSAKNRVFCAGANIRMLAGSTHAHKVNFCKFTNETRNGMEDSSENSGQRFITVVNGSAAGGGYELALATDHIILADDGASAVALPEVPLLAVLPGTGGLTRVVDKRKVRRDHADFFCTIEEGVKGKRAVQWRLVDEIAPNSKLEAKIAERAKEFAGHSKRKGSGKGIALTPLKRVIDEASIRYGFVNVDIDRAARIATISIKAPETAPPADIDGMLAQGAAFWPLQVARELDDAILHLRINELEIAMLVFKSHGERAHVLACDAFLEANKAHWLVNEIRHYWKRVLKRIDVTSRTLVTLVEPGSCFAGTLAELVFAADRSYMLIGTRQGDNRPPPSIELSAMNFGPYPMSHGLTRLQSRFQADPSDVERAEATVGTSLDAEEAEELGLVTFALDDIDWDDEVRVFLEERASFSPDSLTGMEASLRFVGPETMESKIFARLTAWQNWIFQRPNAVGEEGALRRYGSGQKPKFDMTRV from the coding sequence ATGGCCGGGGAAGACCGTCGCCTCGCAGGCGGTGCAAAATTCATCGATTTCCAGACCGAGCCACAGCGCTACCGGCACTGGAAGCTCGCCGTGGACGGCGATGTCGCAACCCTCACCATGGACGTCGACGAGAATGGCGGCCTGTTCGAGGGCTACCAGCTCAAGCTCAATTCCTATGACCTCGGTGTCGACATCGAGCTCGCGGACGTGGTCCAGCGTCTGCGCTTCGAGCACCCGGAGGTGAAGGTCGTGGTGATGCGTTCGGCCAAGAACCGGGTGTTCTGCGCCGGCGCCAACATCCGCATGCTCGCGGGCTCGACCCACGCCCACAAGGTCAACTTCTGCAAATTCACCAACGAGACCCGCAACGGCATGGAGGACTCCTCGGAGAATTCCGGCCAGCGTTTCATCACCGTGGTGAACGGCTCGGCCGCCGGCGGCGGCTATGAGCTGGCGCTCGCGACCGATCACATCATCCTCGCCGATGACGGCGCTTCCGCCGTGGCGCTGCCGGAAGTGCCGCTGCTCGCGGTGCTGCCGGGCACCGGCGGCCTCACGCGTGTGGTCGACAAGCGCAAAGTGCGCCGCGACCATGCCGATTTCTTCTGCACCATCGAGGAAGGCGTGAAGGGCAAGCGCGCCGTGCAGTGGCGCCTGGTCGACGAGATCGCGCCGAATTCCAAGCTCGAGGCCAAGATCGCCGAGCGCGCCAAGGAGTTTGCCGGCCATTCCAAGCGCAAGGGCAGCGGCAAGGGCATCGCGCTGACGCCGCTCAAGCGCGTCATCGACGAGGCCAGCATCCGCTACGGCTTTGTCAATGTCGACATCGATCGTGCGGCGCGCATCGCCACCATTTCGATCAAGGCGCCGGAGACGGCGCCGCCCGCCGACATCGACGGCATGCTGGCGCAGGGCGCCGCGTTCTGGCCGCTGCAGGTGGCGCGCGAACTCGACGACGCGATCCTGCATCTGCGCATCAATGAGCTCGAGATCGCCATGCTGGTGTTCAAGAGCCATGGCGAGCGCGCCCACGTGCTGGCCTGCGACGCCTTCCTCGAAGCCAACAAGGCGCATTGGCTGGTCAACGAGATCAGGCATTACTGGAAGCGCGTATTGAAGCGCATCGACGTCACCTCGCGCACGCTGGTGACGCTGGTCGAGCCGGGCTCCTGCTTTGCCGGCACGCTCGCCGAGCTCGTCTTCGCCGCCGACCGCTCCTACATGCTGATCGGAACGCGGCAGGGCGACAACCGGCCGCCGCCGTCGATCGAACTCTCCGCGATGAACTTTGGCCCGTATCCGATGAGCCACGGGCTGACGCGTCTGCAATCGCGCTTCCAGGCCGATCCGTCCGATGTGGAGCGCGCGGAAGCGACCGTCGGCACCAGCCTGGATGCCGAGGAGGCCGAGGAGCTCGGCCTCGTCACCTTCGCCCTCGACGACATCGACTGGGACGACGAGGTCCGCGTGTTCCTCGAGGAACGCGCCAGCTTCTCGCCCGACAGCCTCACCGGCATGGAAGCGAGCCTGCGCTTCGTCGGCCCCGAGACGATGGAGTCAAAAATCTTCGCGCGGCTGACCGCCTGGCAGAACTGGATCTTCCAGCGCCCGAACGCGGTCGGCGAGGAAGGCGCGCTGCGCCGCTACGGCAGCGGCCAGAAGCCCAAATTCGATATGACACGAGTTTAA